The Pseudanabaena yagii GIHE-NHR1 genome segment TTTCTCTCAAGGCTGCTGCGAAAATTAATCTTTACCTAGAGATTACGGGCAATCGTCCTGATGGTTATCACGACTTGGTGATGATCTTGCAGAGTATTGATCTATGCGATCGCGTTGATCTTCGGAAACTTGGTACAGACGAGATTCAAGTAAGCTGTACTAATCCTGAATTACCTTGCGATCGCAGTAATCTTGCATACAAAGCAGCAGCATTAATGCAAAGTGCTTTTCCAGAAATTGGGGGAGTCGAAATTGCGATCGACAAACAAATTCCGATGGGAGCTGGTTTAGCTGGGGGATCGGCAAATGCGGCGGCGGTTTTAGTGGGGATTGATCGCCTATGGAATTTAGGACTTACCCAGTCACAGATTTGTGATTTGGCTGCCCAGTTAGGTTCTGATATCCCATTTTGTGTAGTTGGTGGTACAGCTCTAGCGACAGGTCGTGGGGAAATTTTGTCACCTCTGCCTGATCTCAAGGATTTAGTCCTAGTAGTTTGCAAACCTCGCCATATTTCGATCTCCACTGTCTGGGCCTATCAAACTTTCCGATCGCATGGCTTGCTGGCGCACAATCCCGCTAAACATCAAGCTCTCTCTAGCCAAATGGTTGCCGCGATCGCTTCTGGTGGTGAATCTGCACCAGCTAAAATTGGGCGATTGCTATACAACGATTTAGAACGGGCGGTATTGCCTGAGTATCCTGAACTCGTTGATTTGGAGAACAAATTACTAGAGCAAGAATGTCTCGGTGCAATGATGTCAGGTTCTGGCTCAACGATGTTTGCAATCGCCGCC includes the following:
- the ispE gene encoding 4-(cytidine 5'-diphospho)-2-C-methyl-D-erythritol kinase, translating into MTSRISLKAAAKINLYLEITGNRPDGYHDLVMILQSIDLCDRVDLRKLGTDEIQVSCTNPELPCDRSNLAYKAAALMQSAFPEIGGVEIAIDKQIPMGAGLAGGSANAAAVLVGIDRLWNLGLTQSQICDLAAQLGSDIPFCVVGGTALATGRGEILSPLPDLKDLVLVVCKPRHISISTVWAYQTFRSHGLLAHNPAKHQALSSQMVAAIASGGESAPAKIGRLLYNDLERAVLPEYPELVDLENKLLEQECLGAMMSGSGSTMFAIAADLDRAHQIAEAVRTEDIDVWVVKSLVRSIFDA